The Ipomoea triloba cultivar NCNSP0323 chromosome 14, ASM357664v1 region agaatacacagaatattgacacaaaatacacagaactcatcctcttaaacatttgaatgcacaaacacaccacaacatgtgttactaacataaatacacagaacggttgtctaaaatacacagaatgtcttcaTAGAATATGATACGGATTAAATCCATGTACAGCGTAGGAAAATAGTATGAATCATGGAGAAAGAATCCATCAATTAGCTCCCAAATCATCATCTCTTATTCATTAATCTAGAACAATCATTTAGAGAGTGGAGAGAGCAATTTAGAGAGGGTGAGGAGCTGTCAAAAAGCCAAAAAGTCCTTAACATAGAGGACTCAAGTCTCTTTTATAGCACAATATGCCCGCCATACGTATAGTACTCGTAGGGCCGTATAccggtatattccctatcaactaGCCCCCCCAGTCCGAGCCTTGACGTCGAGTCAACAAGGAAGGGGTCGGGCTGGAAGACTGGCCTTACCATTTGCAACTCAcgctagttgcctcgttaaaaaccttgggctaagaaaaacccagtggAAAAAATCctagccaaggaaaaaagagcacaactttgAGCGCCAATGAGGAAGAGTTCGGGCTGAAAGCTGACCATATAGTCTGTGACCTATGCCGGTTGCCTCGCTAAAAAACCTtggactaagaaaaaacccaacgGGAAAAAATCATAgtcaaggaaaaagagtacaaccttaAGCATAGTCTTTTAGACTACAGGGGTCGTCTGAACTCTACCGATCGAGGGATTGGATTTACCGATCTAGGGATCGGGTTTCACCAATCAGGGGATTGGATTTGCCCGGGGCAGACTGCCGACCTGGCGGGCTGAATTGCCTACCTCGTAGGGCTTATTGCGAGATACTGTCTCGGGCTTATCGTGTCGATGCCAACCTAATCGAGCCGGTGGTGGTAGtgccgacctaaccggacttCGCACACATGTACAATTTACAAAGAAAAGCAAACGAGGGTAATTCTTCCTCGTTTGTGCAAAGAGTGTAGTTTTTTTcgacttttcggtcgtagctttttttccgaccgccgttgtaatagatcggttcgaataccgagcgggcaccttattcctgtagttttttccgacttttcggtcgtagcgttttttccgaccgccgtcgtaatagatcggttcgaggaccgagcgggcaccttactcccgtagttttttccgacgtttcggtcgtagcgttttttccgaccgccgtcgtaatagatcggttcgaggaccgagcgggcaccttactcccgtagttttttccgacgtttcggtcgtagcgttttttccgaccgccgtcataatagatcggttcgaggaccgagcgggcaccttgctcccacaaagattgGTCCGAgaaccataaacgggcaccttgctcccgtagtgggcaccttactcccacaaaaatcggtccgaggaccataaacgggcaccttgctcccgtagtgggcaccttactcccacaaaaatcggtccgaggaccataaacgggcaccttgctcccgtagtgggcaccttactcccacaaaaatcggtccgaggaccataaacgggcaccttactcccgtagggcgttttttccgaccgccgtcgtaacGTTTTTTCCAACCGCCGTCGTAATTATGCCAAGATTAAATATCGGACTTACAATGCCCGTGGTGGATGGACCGACCTAACCGGACTTTTTACATATACTTAGCTATTACAATTTTCTAAGTCTAAAGCCTATAACTTACATAAATTACAGTCTAGGCTATAGATTTTACaatctaaaattaaattacaaaatttagaAACTCTAAACAATTTGAACTACTCGATCACGACTTTCGCTCTGATGCTGATTACAAATTCACGAGCCCATACCAAATTCACCTTATTGAATAAAGAAATTCAAGGGGCTCAAATTGGTTTGCCATGCCACTTTAGCAATTAAAACCATTACTTCAATCAGAAGCAAATGTGTGATTTAATCTCACTGTTAAATTCCCACGTTCATTAATGCAGTTAGAGTTTCAAGGTCTGGGAAATGTGCCACCACCCATTCCACCAACCAGAGGCAATGCATGTGCTCACACAGAAGCTCGTTCCTTGGAAACGGAGATCAGGTTCACCAGCCAACGGCGCCGGAAACACACATCTTTCGCTAAAGAGACCGGAAGAGCCAACATTTGACTGACTGTAGAGCACCAACTGAGAACTCGCTGGGCACTGTCTCGTCCGTATAACTCTAAATCGTCGCGAAGGAAGAAGCCACGGCGAACTTTATTACGCTGCCCGAACCGCCGACGCCCATCTTCGCTCGCCACCGAAATTACTATCTTNCCACCCATTCCACCAACCAGAGGCAATGCATGTGCTCACACAGAAGCTCGTTCCTTGGAAACGGAGATCAGGTTCACCAGCCAACGGCGCCGGAAACACACATCTTTCGCTAAAGAGACCGGAAGAGCCAACATTTGACTGACTGTAGAGCACCAACTGAGAACTCGCTGGGCACTGTCTCGTCCGTATAACTCTAAATCGTCGCGAAGGAAGAAGCCACGGCGAACTTTATTACGCTGCCCGAACCGCCGACGCCCATCTTCGCTCGCCACCGAAATTACTATCTTCTCCACCCTTCTTTTCAATTCTTTGCAGCCACaaaaagttcttttttttttttttggcacgCAACTTCAACGACCACAGTACAACCAACCATTAAAATGTGTGGTATCTGGGAAAAGATTTTATTTTGACTTTGTTTGCTCCGAGATGACTGCAGAGAGCTCATTTACAAGGAACAAAGGGGATCTGGGTCTTCTGGAGTGCAGTGCTTATACAGGGGGAGGATGGTAATGGTGGACAGCGACGGTGCTGCTGGTTCAGGCCTTCCCTCTTCCTTCTGTTATCTCAGAACTCAATTACCTCAATTAGCAAAGCCATGCAAACCCCAACAGAATCACCGCGCCCTTTCTCCATTACGTACAACCTGCGAAACCGTAGGATCTGCGCTGGAGGGGAAGGTGATGGAATTGGTGAGCGGACCGCAATAGGCTGAGTTATCCTCCACGCCGGAGCTGTGAATTATGATCTCAGCTGTTGATACTGTACAGCTTTTGTTTCGAGCAACGGTAACAACACTGCGGTGCCGGCGGTTCCTTGAGGTTCACGGTGCGGAGGCGAGTAACTGACGGCGGTGGGCTACGATCGGCGTTGATGACCGTGACGGAAGATGGCGGAGACGCTGATGATTCCATGCATGTACCGAATCAGGGTCTCCTGGTTTATAAAACCAGAAGAAAATGAGTGACAGCGATGACGGAGATCTGCCACGGTTACGCCAGAGATGGTGGCGTTGAGCctgatttttccttttgaaCCTCTGCCTCTCTTCTTATCCATGCAAAGATTGGGAACAACAGTAGCCGGAGAAGATTTCCGACCAGCTTGGAGAATCGGAGAAATACCCTGACATCCTAATTCCTATTTAAGCGAAGGGATCGGGGTTCAGCTATTGGACGCAGGGGCCGACCTAGACTAAGGGGTTTTATGTTGCTAAAAGAGCAAGGAGAGAGAGTGCTTACCGAGTGTAAGGCGGCAGAAGGAAGTGAAGACTTTGCGGCGGAAAACAGCGGCTGCTCTTGTTTCGCTCGGGAAGCTCTGATTTCCGGATAGCTGTGGTGGCGAGAAGTGAGAACCGAAGGAGCAAGTGGCTATTTTATAGGCGTGGAGCGTGGAAGGCCAATCGTCGCCCGGGAAAACGGTCCGGGTTTCGAGACTTTTCCCTCCAAAGGCATTCTCCGCCGTGAATGAGTCCTCATCGAGTTTCCTGTGCGCCCGCGCAAGAGAGCCGTCACGATGAAACGACCATATGGTCGGCCCAACGTCAGTTTTCACCCCAAAACCGCCCCCTCGCGTTCGTACTCGTCGCGCTTTGGGGTGAGGGGGCTAGATGATAGTAAATATACTCCAAGACTAGTCGGATACACTCCAGATCCGATCGGAAGGGGTTACGGTCGGGAGACCAGAAGGTCGGGATGACAGTGGTCAGCTCGGAGGTCACAAGCCGAACAGTGCCCCGACCCGTCCACAACGTGGCATGCCCACGACTGACACGTGCTCTTTCCCGCATGGGCGCGGGGTGGGGCGGACGCATGTGCGCCACGTTCCCACCATGCTGGAGGTCCGGCACCCGCACTTttctcccttataaatagcgcatttatgaggGGGGAGAGGATCTTTTGGCTGTTTCTAGACTAAGACTTAAAGagagctcggacagtagggaagcccactgTCGACTTGCCGAGCCCTTTGAGCACTTATCgacttgtaaccgggtttggGTCCTTGAGCCAATAAAAGATCGTATTTTCCGATTTTCCTTGGTGCCCGTATTTTACAGTAtcaaaatacatagaatattgacacaaaatacacggaattcatcctcctaacattttggtacgggATGCACAATATTGTGCactctggtccatgatataagtTGCCGCTAGTTGGAATAATGTGTAGTTGTGCACTTAGCTTGTATAGGTTAGGCCCAGGTGGGGTTTGAGTTTCGATAGTTGTGCCTGTGCCTCTTTCACTTTTTGCTAATTCAAACTTAATTTGAACTATGCAATCTTTTAGATTTGAATCAAATTAGCAATTAtgtcttatgttataaatttgtgttttttgtgcctataaacacaaattatctACCAAAATCATAttagaaaaataagtaaatatataataaaatctgtatgtgtcttgtattgtgattttttgtatcTTGTTATAAAATTCTGTATCTTGCGAGTATAAATTAAGTATCTCATTTTAATTAAGGGTCTATAATGTTATGCGGACCCTGGTCCATAATATAAATTGCTTAAACTCCCTCCGCCAACTGCCTTAATTGATTGATAGAATAAGGGATGAATTAAAGTAGCTACATATATCTCTACGTAAGTGTGCAATCATTACGTTAAAGCGATTCATAtagattaaataaattgtttgATATCCTACAATAATTTTACAACATTTTATAAGCATTGACGTCATTTGGaggaaataaccctaaattgttcaaattctatattttttaaagttaatatttaatattttagtattaactattaaagtattaaatagtttataacagtcttaaaaattaaaaaaaaaaaaactaaacaaattttaaaaaaaaatacactggcGCCTCACGAGCACTCGAAGAGAGcatagcaattttttcaaccatgcattttatataaaattatgagaGCGGATGGATACCAATAAACTACAAGAGAGTCTTGACATAACCATAGTCTAGATCGAAATTAAAGTTGAGCCCATAAATAAGTGCTTCAAATTTGGGCAAGCTGTAGGATGGTCATAGGATAAACCAAGTAATTACTTCCATTGAAAGCCAAATTCCCAAGTAAAACGTTGACTGCAGATGTAGGGTGAAATGCATCCCAGAAAAGGTATTGCTTTCTGTTGGGACATGGCGTCTCGAATGGAAGACACGTCACCTCCCCTGAATTCTTCCCCACCCCACAACACCCTCGGTCGAACACACTAAACCCTATACAATTAACAACTTATCATtagaagatttaaaaaaaaaaaattgataattttaagaATGGGCATGCATATATGTACTTACCATATTTTTTGGAGTTGTTCATAATATGTTGAAACATTTTGTCAGTGTCGATGAAGACAAACTTGGCATCTGGGTGTGTGGTGCTGAATTTGTTGATCATTAGCTTCACATTGGCATTGAATGGAAGGACTGCTTGGTTCACTGACTCTAAGCACTGACCATTATCTGCTCTGGCCAGCATTGTGGGAATGCATCCCATTTTCCCTATC contains the following coding sequences:
- the LOC116004825 gene encoding GDSL esterase/lipase At1g71691-like; the encoded protein is MVMSRLSCSLLVERIPFNQQIDNFEQTKNQLSGNLSADVVAQGLSKSIFFVGMGSNDYLNNYFMPGYPTSYIYDPDQFAALLIQQYTQQLTRLYTLGARKFVLTGIGKMGCIPTMLARADNGQCLESVNQAVLPFNANVKLMINKFSTTHPDAKFVFIDTDKMFQHIMNNSKKYGFSVFDRGCCGVGKNSGEVTCLPFETPCPNRKQYLFWDAFHPTSAVNVLLGNLAFNGSNYLVYPMTILQLAQI